The following coding sequences lie in one Cloeon dipterum chromosome 1, ieCloDipt1.1, whole genome shotgun sequence genomic window:
- the LOC135947803 gene encoding NPC intracellular cholesterol transporter 2 homolog a-like, which translates to MAAFASAAVVWLLALVSIASATDFKKCKIGTPPLNTTLGNCDKYPCNLVRGTNISGGVDFVYAKDLTVLKPELTVFVNGLPIKWPINQKDGCASLTLNKCPIKAGTRARFEYSLFLGPRTPLVQPLIRFELKSARGETMICSEIPARIIPKKKFHSKMFESSD; encoded by the exons ATGGCAGCATTCGCTTCTGCAGCAGTGGTCTGGCTCCTGGCGCTCGTCAGCATTGCGTCTGCTAcagatttcaaaaaatgca aGATTGGAACTCCTCCTTTGAACACTACCCTGGGAAACTGCGACAAATACCCATGCAACTTGGTCAGGGGTACGAACATCTCAGGTGGAGTGGACTTTGTGTATG CAAAAGACTTGACCGTGCTGAAACCTGAGCTCACCGTCTTTGTAAATGGACTCCCAATCAAGTGGCCAATAAATCAGAAGGACGGTTGTGCGAGTCTCACCCTGAACAAGTGTCCCATCAAGGCAGGCACCAGGGCAAGGTTCGAGTACTCACTGTTCCTTGGCCCAAGAACCCCACTG GTCCAACCATTGATTCGGTTTGAGTTGaagagcgcgcgcggagagaCGATGATTTGCTCCGAGATACCCGCCAGGATCattccaaagaaaaaattccattctAAGATGTTTGAATCCTCTGATTAA
- the LOC135947804 gene encoding uncharacterized protein LOC135947804: protein MVTYGIAAAVWFLSLVGDASATNFKECRSFFNKKVGSLPLNVTLSNCDKYPCDLARDSEIYGGMDFIYDKDLSVLIPKITVYLVGFPISWPINQKDGCVSLTLNKCPIKAGTRARYEYSLFLGPLIPLVSIKGDFGLSNL, encoded by the exons ATGGTAACATACGGAATCGCAGCAGCAGTTTGGTTCCTGTCGCTCGTCGGTGATGCGTCCGCCACCAATTTCAAGGAATGCAGATCATTTTTCAACAAGA aggttGGATCTCTTCCGTTGAATGTCACTCTAAGTAACTGCGACAAATACCCATGCGATCTTGCTCGGGACTCAGAAATTTATGGCGGTATGGACTTCATTTATG ATAAGGATTTGAGTGTGCTGATACCTAAGATCACCGTCTACTTAGTGGGTTTCCCAATCAGCTGGCCCATCAATCAGAAGGATGGATGCGTGAGTCTCACCCTAAACAAGTGTCCCATCAAGGCGGGCACCAGAGCCAGATACGAATACTCGCTCTTTCTAGGCCCTCTAATCCCTTTGGTCAGTATCAAGGGTGATTTTGGTTTAAGCAACCTGTGA
- the LOC135948297 gene encoding NPC intracellular cholesterol transporter 2-like produces MATFGTAATILLLALSSIASATNFKECRSFFNYKVGTPPLNVTLGNCEKYPCDLVRGMNVSGGMDFVYGKELSVLRPVITVYVAGLPINWPMNQEDGCTSLSHNKCPVKAGTRARYEYSLYLGPRTPLVQPLMRFEFRNARGDTTICAEMPIRILPNPDEKNLRAKLVEDFDSEGWREPSHDAVNQIIVN; encoded by the exons ATGGCAACATTCGGAACTGCAGCAACAATTTTGCTCCTGGCGCTCAGTAGCATTGCTTCTGCAACCAATTTCAAGGAATGCAGATCTTTTTTTAACTACA AGGTGGGAACTCCTCCTTTGAATGTCACTCTGGGTAACTGCGAAAAATACCCCTGTGACCTTGTCAGGGGCATGAACGTCTCTGGTGGTATGGACTTCGTGTATG GTAAGGAATTGAGCGTGCTGAGACCCGTGATCACTGTCTACGTAGCTGGTCTTCCGATCAACTGGCCCATGAATCAGGAGGATGGATGCACGAGTCTTAGCCATAACAAGTGTCCCGTCAAGGCGGGCACCAGGGCAAGGTACGAGTACTCGCTCTACCTTGGCCCTCGAACCCCTTTG GTTCAACCTTTGATGCGGTTCGAATTCAGGAATGCGCGCGGGGATACCACAATTTGCGCTGAGATGCCAATCAGAATCCTTCCCAATCCTGATGAAAAAAACCTGAGGGCAAAACTTGTTGAAGATTTTGACAGTGAGGGCTGGAGAGAACCAAGCCACGATGCAGTCAATCAAATCATTGTAAactaa